In Argiope bruennichi chromosome 4, qqArgBrue1.1, whole genome shotgun sequence, the sequence attatgatatataacttcatatatttacctgtattttttcatattcttcaatACATGTGAATCCTTTTTGTCGTGAGGCCATTCTGTCATCGTTTGATAAAAGTTCAGAATCTGAAAATGCAGCTGTTCCATTTTCGAATTTGGATGTTGTGGTTTCTTTAATTCCATTCATCTCATCAAGAAAATTGCATGGAGAgttatttgttatttctgtttCTGATTGAGTTGTTTCATTGGTCTTAAATTTATTCGGTTCTTTTTCAAAGTTACAACCATCGAATTTATCTGCAAgtgcattttgattatttatataacttgAGTTAATATTTGATGTTGTTTCTGAGGACAgtgttttatttttctcagaaagaaaaggtttatatttttcatgactGAGATTTGGATCTTTTTGGACAGTATCGCAAGACTTACTAAATTCAATATCACAAGTTTCACTTTCTTGAGCATCATAGAATTCAATTTCTTCATCGCTGCACCGTCTATTTTCTTGAACATTGCAAAGGCCATTTCCTGGTTCATTTTCTTCAGAAACGTAAGGCACATTTCCTTCagagatataaatttcattttctttatcttGACCAGTGCAGAGACTATTTTCTTCAATGTTGAAGGGTCCATTTTGCTTATAATCGGAAGATGAGTTATTTTCCTGTATGCAAGGTTTATTCTCTTCtgcactgaaatttttaatttgtttgtcactgaaatttctatttaattgacTAGgccaaaatgtattttctttactAGAAGAAGATTCATTTTCTTTAGAGTTAAACGTTCCAGTTGGCTTACTATCAAGAGGAAACTTGTCATTCTCATTAGACAGATTATTTAGTTTATCACCAGATATTTCATTGTTACTAGAAGTTTGATTTCCTTGTtcacagcaaaatatattttcttcatctttgaaagattcatcattttcatctgcagaagtttctttttgtttattatcgGGAGATGCCTTTTCATCTTCATCATTAGGATTATATAGTACATTATTGCAAATTTCATTGTTAAAGGAAATTGGATTTCCCTGATCATTGCAAGGTATCTGCTCTTTACCATCACAGGAATCATGAACTTCaacattaaaagtttcattttgtttattatcgGAAGATACCTTATGattctcattattaaaattatttagttcataACTGCAAATTTCACTGTTATTGGAAATTTGATTTATCTGATCATTGCAAAGTATATATTCTTCATCTTTAAAAGATTCATCATTTTCATCTACAGaagtttcattttgtttattatcgGAAGATATCTTTTCATCCTCATCATTACGATTATATAGttcattattacatatttcaCTGTTATTGGAAATTTGATTTCTCTGATCATTGCAAAGTATATTTTCTTCATCTTTAAAAGATTCATCATTTTTATCTGCagaagtttcattttctttattatcggGACATACCTCCTCATTTTCATCATTAGGATTATTTAGCTCATTATTGCAAATTCTATTGTTACTGgaaatttgatttcctttttCATTGCAAGGTACATTCTCTTTATCATCAGAAGAATCATGATGTTCAAcatcaaaagtttcattttctttattatcggGACATCCCCTctcattttcatcattattattatttagctcaTTATTGCAAATTCCATTGTTACTGGAAATTTGATTTCCCTGTTCATTGCAAGGTACATTTTCTTTATCATCAGAAGAATCATGATGTTCAatagtttcaaaagttttaatttgtttaatatcgGGAGACATCATCTCATTCTCACTATCAGGATTCTTTTCATCATCAATAcaaatttcattgttattaaaaattttatttccttgatCACAGTAAGGTATAATTTCTTTAGCGTCGCAAAATTCAGcctctttataattaatagtttcaTTTCTATTGTCATTaggaagtaatttttcttttccaccgTGAAGATTATTTAGATCAGCATTGCAAGTTTCATTGCtactggaaattaaattttcttgatcACGGCAAGGTACATTTTCTTCATCATCATAAAATTCCTGATCTTCAATagcaaatgtttcattttgtttattatcgGTAGATTTCTTCTCATTCTCGTCATCAAGATTATTTAGATCATGATTGTAAGTTTCATTGCtactagaaattttatattcctgATCACTGCAAGGTACATTTTCAACATCACCATAAGATTCCTGATCTTCAATAGCAGaggtttcattttgtttattatcgGAAGATGTCTTCTCATTCTCATCATCAAGATTATTCACATCATCATTGTAAGTTTCATTGCtactagaaattttatattcctgATCACTGCAAGgtaaattttcttcatcatcatAAGATTCCTGATCTTCAATAGCAGaggtttcattttgtttattatcgGAAGATGTCTTCTCATTCTCATCATCAAGATTATTTACATCATCATTGTAAGTTTCATTGCTACTAGACATTTTATATTCCTGATCACTGCAAGGTACATTTTCTTCATCATCATAAGATTCCTGATCTTCAATAGCAGaggtttcattttgtttattatcgGAAGATGTCTTCTCATTCTCATCATCAAGATTATTTACATCATCATTGTAAGTTTCATTGCTACTAGACATTTTATATTCCTGATCACTGCAAGGTACATTTTCACCATCACCATAAGATTTCTGATCTTCGATAGTAAAGgcttcattttgtttattatcagAAGATACCTTCTCATTTTCATCATTAGGATTTAAAGGATCATTGCAAATTTCAATGTTACTGGAAATTTGATTTCCTTGATGACTGCTGGATAAATTTTCTTCATCACAGCAAGTTCCATAGTCTTCAACAGCgcaatattcattttgtttttcatcttGGGATACTTTCCCTTTTACACTGCAAGGTTGATTTcctttagaattataaaattcatgtTCTGTATTGTTGAAGACTCTATTTTCTTGATggttggaataaatattttcgttttgaccggaaatattattttcatgactAATTGGAAATCGATCTTGCTTATCAACggttgattcattttcttttttcctacAACGCTCTTTTTCATCATCCTTGATTTGCTTCCTTTCATTACTTCTGCACAGTTTATCTTCTTTAACAGgccaaaattgattttcaacttgAATAGAAGATTTATTAtctattaagatatatttatctTGTTGAGAATCACAAGATTCTTTAGCTATACCATCGGCGAGTTTATCTTTTTCAAGTTTGGAAGCCTTATATCCTGTGTAGAAGTTTTTCTGATTTTGGGCTGCCTGATTTTCAGATACTGTCTCAGAGGTGAATAATATTGCTTGTGAGACTGACCTAGGCTCAATTATCTGTAAAAAGAaggagatttttattttgaaacattatttcaaaatatgagttCTTAAACTTTTCGCTTTCGCTACACTTTTAGaatagtaaacattttttaagattcTATTTGCTATGTCTTCaaattggcaaaaataaattaacatttctgctttaataaatatgattgacaaaagaatatttaagtttaaataaaaattctacaactcttattaaaatgttttattcaacccgatttaaacataaaaattgatgatttgtattaaaaagtcaaaaagatATAAGGAATAAAGATaaggtaaatatataaaaataagatggatataaattatttctgattccAAACTAGCGCTCTACATTTCTGCTTGAGAACATCTATTgaatttaacactttcaacgctaccgacgagatatctcgtctctcagatacttccaattacaggtttctgtgggctaaaatttgtatCTTATGCCAGGttagataggttgaactttctTATATATATCTGAAGAATagctttacttttttcttttttttgtataaaaacgtCAACAGCCGGTAGAATTGATATTGGAATTAATAACTTGTCTGTAACGTTGAAAGTGTTAAGAAGTTATAGGTTAgagataaaataagtttttattccgagacccccccccccccctcccaagaaaaaaaaaagaaatttgagttTTACTATGTTTGAACTAaatgttagataaatttaaagttaatgacTAAACGCCCAATATATTTCAATTGcggaagaaaaaaatcattaatgaaattcgACATGCAGCATCAAATCAAGCTATAAGTAATTGTCCTAAAATATctcatattgtttatttttaacgaatttcaattgaaaatattttgcaacgaaatagaaaattatttttcaaaaacgtaaataaaatctttaccttttaattatatacattttttggctttgaatcattttaaagtatttagatATTTACTTGCTTTGTACATTcacttacaatattaaaaaatgtagagaaatacttttctaaaggtaaaattaagtaatttatcaTACTAAACGGAGTGGAATTATgacaatagaaatataataagaaatgcataaaatattgtaagatgaaattattaataaaagaaataataaattttaatgaaaaaagtttttcttctcttcataattatttcttaaaggaCTAAAGAATATctaacaaaatgattttaatgaaaaaaaaatagcatttttgagTACGAGACCTGTTATGTTTTACATGCTCTTTTCTGTTAAGTAGATTTTAAAGATGCATGAGCTTCAAAGGGAATTGCTAATACTTTTCAGCATGGGTGagaatttcgcaatttttttttttcataagcttttaaattttgacaatctaaattttgaataaaattaaattattaataagcattaattaaattattaataagcattaattttaaGCATTGAATACTTGagttttgcatgatttttaaaacttgtacATGATTATGCAATTAAATGGTGTTTATTCATGATTATCTGCTACACATGAAATGCGCTGTGTCAGCccagtttaaatttattaaaaattatgggCAGTTATTTTTGACATTTGATTATGCCATCACCTTGAATGaccttcaataaaataattaaattcctctAAAGGGAAATTATAGGCCCAATTCtgataagaataaatttcttgGATTTTTGGATAAGAAAATTTCCTAGATAAtttgaagaagaatatttttttaaatgtatagatgTTAGTATCGATTAGGTAGTGATCACATTAGTTATTTTAATCCAGGTATAAGATTTGGTTTTTTGGGGAGGGGCAAATTGGACAATATAGCTTGCttctcctatttttataaaattacttctcAGATTTTGCTTATCACATGTATTTcagtattttagaaattatccTGCTgacatgataattaaatttatttttataaaccaaaagttttatcctatataagcattaaaatttattacttatagtattcaaaaattccggtactaaatataaaaattcaaacttactGTTTCGTTACAACATGTGCTGTTTTCTGCTTTTTTTGACAATGACTTATTCTGATAAAATCTAAGTGTTTTATCTCTACTTGtctgttctttctttttattttttcctaaaattccACTTTCTTCTTTAGAGTTCgtatttatgaaagttttattatcagaattatGTGAGATTTCAGAAGAGTCATGATTTGCTTCCTTTTTCACTTCTTTGCTCACTTCAAttctttcttcttctaatttcGATTTTTGAATGCTGAAGTTTTCAtcagaaactttttctttttttgaatccTTTGTTGATAGTTTCATGggttcacatttaaaaatattggatttattGTTCGAGaggttttcattttctttaccaTTTTGTCCTATGATCTGTTTGCTTAgatcttttatatgaaattcttggCAATCACTATAACCAGCTTCTTTGATTCTATCATCACTCTGTAAACGACTTCCTTCGAAATTCTTATTTGAgggattttctttttcagaatcaaCTTTAAGCAAATCTGTAGAACCtaatgagaaaatattagaattattatttatattatttccttccttgactattgtaaaattattttgattatttgatgCATCATTTTCTTGTTTCTGTGATTCAATGGATAAACGTCGCATCATCGAAAGCAAGGATGAACAAATATATTGGTCGTAATCTATAGATTTATGATCTTCAGTTGATACTTCTActgaatttgacattttatttgaaGCAGCAGCAAATTTAACATCAGTGGAATCAATATTATCTTTTGAATCAGAAATAGGCATTGTCAGGGGTTCCAATTCATCATTATTCTCTGAAATTGTCTTCCGTTTTCTTTGTTTGTGTCTTGACCCTACTACAGTTTCACTTATTTCTTCTGAAGGCTTCCCACTATCTTCTAATGACTGTTGATAAACATTCTTTTGGGTAATATATTTTGTATCGTAATCATTACAGTTTAAAGAATCATTCTGAACTTTAAAACATTCAGTCATACCCAGAGATTCTACTTTCTTATCATGTTCATTCAACACTGTACCTTCATTGTTTACTTCAGGTTCAGAACCGAGATTAGAACTCTCCCTCGTAATTAACACAGATGATGATGGGCCATCAAGAGAAGTCGACAGTGTGTCTTTTTCGGGGTCAAAGTTCTTACCTTTGGTAACCTTAGAAGTAGTTTCTATTATACTTTggcgtttttctttttctttcatatgtCTTTCTCTATCAGAAGTTTCACCAAgcctaatttctttatttctaattgaaaCCTGTTTCACATATTCAGAAGCATTCTTTGATAATGGTATCTTTGAAATCCTCTTTggatttttcaaatacttttttgaagatttttcttcAACAGGTGGtgtttttttaagattcaaaacctTCGGTACGATTGGTAAGCTTTTATTTCCTTCAGTAGTTTCAGC encodes:
- the LOC129965539 gene encoding putative uncharacterized protein DDB_G0282133 is translated as MARLLIKAKIESKNKEEVRLRNTFSEVVKVVGSNATFRSCFIAEYNNWCQKIQSNITFLNGSHQFFSNQVSPSAVQRFLVTAYVAICFLESIRSKNKDCLLTGIFFCSLLAVMSLSTTIIGLLSATPNKSIKSIFNFVSIINLVSKDISHRLNRTRREFKINATPDILYTISRDTTYLRLSRWSFFFQLLFFNFLSWFNIYGTVFAVQVCVILKVLSFMEELDEVLKSFSLIMLFINAIIQDIKIRKVQKEMHYQSYCLAAETEKFLTWFRDNSKLDELLEQYEFIKESVFNIFSCENDIKKVTSSQSSILFAIVVIKTSNGLADSINSENFQNILQFLLFNDPNADSNTKVQLISDKNLDIPSLLQTKNDLANCMLQVGTVLKESNLASSITAETTEGNKSLPIVPKVLNLKKTPPVEEKSSKKYLKNPKRISKIPLSKNASEYVKQVSIRNKEIRLGETSDRERHMKEKEKRQSIIETTSKVTKGKNFDPEKDTLSTSLDGPSSSVLITRESSNLGSEPEVNNEGTVLNEHDKKVESLGMTECFKVQNDSLNCNDYDTKYITQKNVYQQSLEDSGKPSEEISETVVGSRHKQRKRKTISENNDELEPLTMPISDSKDNIDSTDVKFAAASNKMSNSVEVSTEDHKSIDYDQYICSSLLSMMRRLSIESQKQENDASNNQNNFTIVKEGNNINNNSNIFSLGSTDLLKVDSEKENPSNKNFEGSRLQSDDRIKEAGYSDCQEFHIKDLSKQIIGQNGKENENLSNNKSNIFKCEPMKLSTKDSKKEKVSDENFSIQKSKLEEERIEVSKEVKKEANHDSSEISHNSDNKTFINTNSKEESGILGKNKKKEQTSRDKTLRFYQNKSLSKKAENSTCCNETIIEPRSVSQAILFTSETVSENQAAQNQKNFYTGYKASKLEKDKLADGIAKESCDSQQDKYILIDNKSSIQVENQFWPVKEDKLCRSNERKQIKDDEKERCRKKENESTVDKQDRFPISHENNISGQNENIYSNHQENRVFNNTEHEFYNSKGNQPCSVKGKVSQDEKQNEYCAVEDYGTCCDEENLSSSHQGNQISSNIEICNDPLNPNDENEKVSSDNKQNEAFTIEDQKSYGDGENVPCSDQEYKMSSSNETYNDDVNNLDDENEKTSSDNKQNETSAIEDQESYDDEENVPCSDQEYKMSSSNETYNDDVNNLDDENEKTSSDNKQNETSAIEDQESYDDEENLPCSDQEYKISSSNETYNDDVNNLDDENEKTSSDNKQNETSAIEDQESYGDVENVPCSDQEYKISSSNETYNHDLNNLDDENEKKSTDNKQNETFAIEDQEFYDDEENVPCRDQENLISSSNETCNADLNNLHGGKEKLLPNDNRNETINYKEAEFCDAKEIIPYCDQGNKIFNNNEICIDDEKNPDSENEMMSPDIKQIKTFETIEHHDSSDDKENVPCNEQGNQISSNNGICNNELNNNNDENERGCPDNKENETFDVEHHDSSDDKENVPCNEKGNQISSNNRICNNELNNPNDENEEVCPDNKENETSADKNDESFKDEENILCNDQRNQISNNSEICNNELYNRNDEDEKISSDNKQNETSVDENDESFKDEEYILCNDQINQISNNSEICSYELNNFNNENHKVSSDNKQNETFNVEVHDSCDGKEQIPCNDQGNPISFNNEICNNVLYNPNDEDEKASPDNKQKETSADENDESFKDEENIFCCEQGNQTSSNNEISGDKLNNLSNENDKFPLDSKPTGTFNSKENESSSSKENTFWPSQLNRNFSDKQIKNFSAEENKPCIQENNSSSDYKQNGPFNIEENSLCTGQDKENEIYISEGNVPYVSEENEPGNGLCNVQENRRCSDEEIEFYDAQESETCDIEFSKSCDTVQKDPNLSHEKYKPFLSEKNKTLSSETTSNINSSYINNQNALADKFDGCNFEKEPNKFKTNETTQSETEITNNSPCNFLDEMNGIKETTTSKFENGTAAFSDSELLSNDDRMASRQKGFTCIEEYEKIQEMQTYHSESSYGTLNPDNLNQSDIQSRKDCEQSNNFDDSGFCDNISDNNISQVNKNADLKQGFSSNENRCYIEHCTNFEEAADQFSEAGNEGAEYSKSSEPVELSPSESVELPLLEPDATKNFPTEHVQLPSSEPGELRISKTTDLITPEIEKMHPSEAAKLPTSKNSKFPPLKPAELSQSESEELLKLELAKSLPSKTAEFSASKPTELPPSKSVKSLPSESADLLESKFAKLPAAELVEPSPLEEFPSSVSAQLSPSELTKLPPECFVSKSVEVSASSLPTSEPTNSILQQISEMHPSEPKKLPASKYSKLPPSEPTEFPISKPKELPSLEFVKSAPSQSADLLESKFAKLSATEPAELVKSSASEPEELPLSVSAQLSPSEVSKLCQSELGKLPPESFASQSMEVSASKSTELSVSESAGLSTAELHRNDEYSSTRSEDAAYSLESWNINKSHRKKYRKKQKTPGRRSSGIKQYTSESNNSTHGRWDSDMGEKAAEKAICEESTAISEQNEIVLAQPDVYHIRNQPLVCSLRYNNLDVDIFQPLSRLKLKLGNQFRKDHNNSENNEMVTSEASSVNQNLNSEDDFTSETQSIDDSTDQNTSETTVSQASGVIPMSNDNRHFESRNVSLRCRPKRIANLKYSYSSDGQKISVKSKNTKLFIQIQNIDKK